The bacterium nucleotide sequence AGGGCGATCCCGAAAAGGCGCTGCCGCTGTTTTTCGCAAACGAAGGCGTGTTCATTTCAAAGACGCTTGTCATCAAGAATCCGGAACTCGACGGCGCCCGGGCGATCACGCTGAACACGCCGGCGGGCCGGCGCGAATTTCCCATCCTCGCGGTCGTTCACGACTTCCTGTCCGAGGAGGGCCTCGTGTTCATGAACCGGCCGCTTTATCTTGCCTCGTTCAACGACCCGCTCGTCGACACGTTTCAGGTGTACCTGTCGCCGGGCGCCGACGCCGCGGATGTCCGCCGCGGCATCGACGCGCGGCTCGGCGACAACTTCAACCTGTTCATCCTCACCAACACGCAGTTCCGCGAGTCCATCATCGACGCCATCGACCAGATCTTCACGCTCGCCGTGTCGCTCGAGATCATCACGATGCTCATCGCGATCATCGGCATCGTGAACAATCTTCTGGCCAACGTCATCGACCGCACGCGGGAGATCGGCGTGCTGCGTTCGCTGGGCGCGACGCGCCGTCAGGTGGCGACGATCTTTTTCATGCAGTCGGGCATGCTTGGACTTTCCGGCGCGACGGTCGCGCTGGCGTGCGGGTATTTTCTCGGCCACGTTCAGATGACGCGCCTGAACGCCATGATGTCGGGCTGGGCGATGCCGATCGTCATCAACCGATGGTACGTCGTCGCCGCGTTTTTCGGCGCGGTGCTGCTGGCCATCGCGGCGGGGCTTTTGCCCGCGCGCAAGGCCGCCGGCCTGCCCATGCGCGAGGCGCTGAAGTACGAATGAGCACGGATCGTCACCACGAAATCGACCTGCTCAAGGGTCTGTTTTGCATCATCATGCTCATCTCCCATGCGATGCGCATGGACGTGGCGCTGTTCGGCGCGATGCCGGTCGACAAATACGTCGCGCTCACTTTCATCTACACCGTCGAGTGCTGGGTGCCCGTGTTTTTCATGGCCTCCGGCGTCAACGCGCTCACCTGGCACGAACGCCATCCGCCGCGCGAGGGCCAGCGTGCGGTGCGTTTCTACGCCGTCTCGTCAGCATGGCTGTTTCTGCTTGGCTTCACGTACAGCATAAACGTCGGTTCGCTCGCGCGCGCCGTGCCGGATATCTTCCAGCTCGTCGCGGTCGGCACGTTCGTGACGTACCTTCTCGTTCGCGCTCGGCTCTCGTCGGGCGTTCTGCTTCTGGTCGCGATCGGCATTCTCGCGATCGGCATCGCGCACCGCTTGGCGATCGTGCCGTCGGAGTCGGTCCTCGAGAGCATGGGGCCGATCCGGCGCCTTCTGTTCGGGCACTTTTCGTTTTTTCCGTGGGTCGCGTTCTTCCTGGTCGGCGTCATGCTCTACCGCATCGGGTCGAGCGCCGCGCGCGTTTCGCTCGGCGTGCTGTTCGCCGCGATGGCGATCGGCTCGCGCTTCGTGCCCGGCACATTCCCGGAGACGGCGTACGAGCTGATGTTCCGCGTCGATCTCAAATACGCCCTCGCCGGCCTTGGCGCGTCGGGACTGCTCATGCTGCTCGCGCCGCTCGCCTATCGCGGCCCGGGCAACAACCGCACGCTTGCCTATCTCGAATACCTGGGGCGCGACTCGTTCCTGTTTCTCGTCTTCCACATCTTCGTGCTGGCATTCATCGCCGGCCGTTTCCAGACGACCGCCGGCATGTACGCCCGCGCCTTGCTTGCGCTCATCGTCGTGCTCGCGCTGATGCCGATGGTTTCGCAACTTCGGGACAAGCTTGTCGCCAAACCGCGCTTCGGCCCGGTCGCGGTCACCGTCGGAATCGCGTTCGCCTTTGTCGCGGTGTCCGTTTCCGCGTCCGGCTACAAGAACGCCGGCTCGTTCATCGCCTTCGGCGCGTCGTTTCCGTTCGCGTTCGGGTATCCAGTGTTGAGGCGAAGGCTCGCGAAGACGTATCTCGAGGGCGGCGCGTCGTAGCGCAT carries:
- a CDS encoding heparan-alpha-glucosaminide N-acetyltransferase domain-containing protein, which encodes MSTDRHHEIDLLKGLFCIIMLISHAMRMDVALFGAMPVDKYVALTFIYTVECWVPVFFMASGVNALTWHERHPPREGQRAVRFYAVSSAWLFLLGFTYSINVGSLARAVPDIFQLVAVGTFVTYLLVRARLSSGVLLLVAIGILAIGIAHRLAIVPSESVLESMGPIRRLLFGHFSFFPWVAFFLVGVMLYRIGSSAARVSLGVLFAAMAIGSRFVPGTFPETAYELMFRVDLKYALAGLGASGLLMLLAPLAYRGPGNNRTLAYLEYLGRDSFLFLVFHIFVLAFIAGRFQTTAGMYARALLALIVVLALMPMVSQLRDKLVAKPRFGPVAVTVGIAFAFVAVSVSASGYKNAGSFIAFGASFPFAFGYPVLRRRLAKTYLEGGAS